One segment of Carya illinoinensis cultivar Pawnee chromosome 13, C.illinoinensisPawnee_v1, whole genome shotgun sequence DNA contains the following:
- the LOC122291050 gene encoding uncharacterized protein LOC122291050, producing MDFVTGDLQCPAINVENSATSKAANSCWICQDKLILHALLASTSTTITPLIASSKTSHEAWNKLTRLYAGKSCTRVMQLKEDLTLNNRGNWTVTEFLQAIKLIANELARIDHPVSDDDLTLYILNGLGPEFREIAAPIRARENPLRFEELHDLLISHENYLRRLEQEAAQSLVATTNFT from the coding sequence ATGGATTTTGTTACCGGTGACCTTCAATGCCCTGCCATTAATGTTGAAAATTCCGCTACTTCCAAAGCTGCGAATTCTTGCTGGATTTGTCAAGACAAATTGATCCTCCATGCACTGCTAGCCTCAACATCCACCACCATCACACCGTTGATTGCTTCAAGTAAAACCTCTCATGAAGCTTGGAATAAATTAACTCGTCTTTATGCAGGGAAATCGTGCACTCGTGTGATGCAGTTGAAGGAAGATCTCACTCTCAATAATCGTGGCAATTGGACTGTCACTGAATTCCTCCAGGCTATCAAACTTATAGCTAATGAACTTGCCCGGATTGATCATCCTGTCTCCGATGACGATCTAACCCTTTACATTCTAAATGGTTTGGGTCCAGAGTTTAGGGAAATTGCTGCACCCATACGAGCTCGTGAAAATCCTTTGCGGTTTGAGGAGCTCCACGATCTATTAATAAGCCATGAAAATTATCTACGTCGCCTGGAACAAGAAGCTGCACAATCGTTGGTTGCAACAACAAACTTCACTTAG